Part of the Imperialibacter roseus genome, GTCTCGTTTCATTTTTTTGAAGGAGTTGACCAATGTAGTTGTCGTGATCGAGGCCAAAGAAGGGCGAGGAGTTTTGGTGCAGAGCGGCCAATTCCCTTCCCAGTGTTTCTGCATAGCTGGTGGCTTTCCTGCCAGGCGCAAGGAACTCCAGTAGCAAGTAGCTTTTGCCTTCTGCGCTTCCAGTGTTGATTATTTCCGGCACCCGCACAGCACCTGTGCTTTGCAGGAGCTTCAGCCCCCTGGCTTCCACTTGAAACATGCCCGCTGGTGCGCTTTCGTTCCATTTCAGAAAAAATACGCCAGCCTTGCAGCTTAATTTGACCGTATTGTTGATACAGCCACCAGCCACAAAGCTAAAATCGATCTCTTCTGTCTCTACACCGGTACTTTGGAAGATGACCTTTTCGAAGAACGATTTAAAATGCTCATCAAACATTTAGAGGTTCTTTTCCCGGGCAATGCTGTCAATTAGTTTGTCGCTTGCCCGCCACAGCATATCGTACACTTCCTGGAAACCGTCCATGCCGCCGAAGTAGGGATCGGGCACGTCGAGGCTGTCACGTTCCTCATCAAATTCCCGCATCAGGTAAAAGTGGGGATGCTCCTTTTTGAAAACAGCGGCAATGTCTCTGTAGTTGTTTTGATCCATGGCGAGGACGTAGTCAAACTCGTGATAGTCTTCAATACGAACCTGCCGGGCTTTGTGGTCAATGGGCGTATTGTTGCCAATGGAACAGTCGATGGTACGTGGGTCGGGATCGGCCCCGATGTGGTACCTTGAAGTTCCTGCTGAGTCGGACGCTATCTGGGCGGACAGCCCCCGCTCTTTGAGCTGCCTGTTGAAAATTGCTTCCGCCATGGGTGACCGGCAAATATTCCCCAGGCATACAAAAAGTACCTTTATCATGCTCAAATATGGCCTTTTAAAATAAAATGAAAAAAAATAAATTATTTCCGAAAAGGGTGGTTACCTATCGGTGGTTTCCCGTATATACCTCTACATAACACAAATTTATTCATACACCTGTTTAACAGTAAAGAAAGCCTCTTGATCTTCAGGAGGCTTTTCTTCTTTTACGCCTTCGGCATAGCTGCATTATTTGTCACCGGCGAGAAAAAGCTCGACGATCCGATCACTTACATTTCCATACTTTGTAACAGAGGAGTTTGACAAAAGCACGAGAATCAAGCCTTCTTTGGGGTAGACCCGGAAGTCGGTAATGCCTCCCACTGAACCGCCTGTGTGGCCGAACCCTTTTCTGCCATTCTTTTCCCATACGCCCCAACCCACACCATACCCTGTTACTTTACCATCGGCCAACGCTTGGGAGGTAAGTAAGATCGAACGAACGCTGTCGCTGAGGAATGTTCCGGTGCGGTGAGCCTCCCCAAATTTGATCAAATCCTTCGTGCAGCTGATAAATCCTCCGCCAGCCCACTTGTAGCTGTTGTCGACGTAGGTGGCATTCACGATGTTGCCAAGGCTGTCGACGTCGTAAAACGATACACGGCCGGGAATGATTTTGTGGTTGATGTCGGGGGTAGTGTGTTCCATTTGAAGTGCTTCGAAGACATTTTTCTGCACAAACGGGAGAAAGTCCTCCCCACTTGCTCCCTCCACCACGGCGCTGAGCAGGTTGAATCCATAGCTGGAGTAAGAGTATTTCGTGCCAGGGGCAAACAGCAGTGTGTCGTCCCTGAAGATGTTTAGCCCTCCCATTACCGTTGGGTAGTAGGCAGCGCTCAGCATCTCCCGGCCCTGGTAATGTCGAATGCCGCCAATATGGCCGCCTACCTGCTTCACAGTGATGGGATATCTCTTTTCAGGGAAGTCGGGCACATAGGTTTGCACAGGTTGAGTAAGGTCAAGTTGACCGGCGTCCATCAGTGTGCCCATGGCAGCCGAGGTAATGGGCTTCGACACGCTACCAATTCTGAACAGTGAATAACCCGCTCTTACCGGCGCTTCATGCTCCAGATCGGCATAGCCAAAGCCTTGTGACCAAACGACTTCGCCGTTGATAGCGACAGCTACGTCGATCCCAGGCACTTTCTCGGCGGTCATCAGCGAGTCGATCATTCGGCTGCTTTCTGCAATGGCAGCTTCGTAAGGTGTGGAGGAGGTCTCGGGTTGCTGGCAACTGTAAGCGATACAGATGACAGCCCCGAAAATCAGAAGCAATTTTTTCATTATCCAATATAACCAAATTTGAAAGCAGGAGTCACCATTCACATCAAGCAATTAGCTAATGGCAAGAAATGCTTCGAATTCCCGGGACAAATGGTTATCTTCAATGAAACCTATTTAAACAGATATGCAGAGAAGATCATTTGTAGCTACTACCGGAGCGGCAGTTGCTGGCTCCATGTTGGTGAATCCCATGAATGCCTTTGCCCGGCGGGCAAAAAGGAAAGTCGTCATGGTTGGTACAGGGTCAAGAGGAATTGGCTTCTGGGGGAAGAGGGTTGTTAACAGCTATGGTGACGACCTTGAGTTTGTTGGGCTGCATGACGTGAACAAAGGGCGGATGGACCTGGCCAAAAACGAATTCGCACCCAATGCTAAGATGTTCGACAACTTCGACGACATGCTTGACAAGACCAAGCCTGATCTGGTGATTGTCACCACCATGGATTCTACCCACCATGAGTTTGTTATCAAATCGCTGAACAAGGGCTACAACGTGCTCACGGAAAAGCCCATGACGACCGACGACGTTAAATGCCAGGCGATTCTGGATGCGGAGCGGAAGTCGGGCAAAAAGGTGATTGTTGGCTTTAACTACCGGTATTCCACTTTGGCCACGGCCATCAAGCAGCAACTGGCAGACAATGTAGCCGGGAAGCTTACCTCGGTGGACTTCCACTGGTACCTGAATGTGTACCACGGGGCCGATTACTTCCGCCGCTGGCATCGCCTGACTGAGAACAGCGGCAGTCTTTGGGTCCACAAGGCCAGTCATCATTTTGACCTCCTCAACTGGTGGATCGATTCTGACCCTATTGAAGTGGTGGCATTTGGAGAACTGGAGCATTATGGCAAGAACCACACAGCATTCAAGCACACCAACTGCCGCCCATGCCCCCACAAAAGCAACTGCAAGTTTTATTGGGACATGACCAAGAGCAAAAACCTGATGAGTTTGTATGCTGACAACGAAAAATATGACGGCTACCTGAGAGATGGCTGCGTTTGGAAAGACGACATCAATATCTACGACAAAATGAGTGCTCAGATCAAATACGCTAATGGAGTGGTGGTGAACTATTCGCTGACTACCTATTCGCCTTACGAGGGCTGGCGTGTGGCATTCAACGGCATGGAAGGCAGGCTCGACAGCTGGGAGGATATTCCATGGCAGCAGGGCAAAGACGAGGTAGACCAGGCCAACCGCCATGAGCTGGAAATGACCCAGGGCAAAAAAGAAGAGGCTGAGGAGTTTGACCAGATGATGGTGATGAAGAATTTTGCCGACTATCAGCAGATCAAAGTGCCAAGAGTGAGAGCAGGTCATGGTGGGGGCGACAGCCGACTACAAGACAGGATTTTCAAAGATCCGAATGCGCCTGATCCACTGCGCCATGCGGCCGGTAGCCGGGATGGGGCCATGGCCGTGCTGATTGGTGTGGCTGCCCGAAAAAGCATAGAGCAAGGCAATAAGAAGATCAAGATTGCCGACCTGACAGATTTGAAACCCAGCGTAAAGCGGCTTTAATAGTTAATGTATGAAGGCGGGGCTTACGCTGTAAGCCTTGCCTTAAAAATCGGCCTGATGGCGAGCCAAATCAGTGGAGGCAGCCCTGCGCTTAATATAACAGCAATAGTTGGGTTCTCTGTCCCAGCACTTCCAATAAAGGCAAAAACAAACCCCATGGGAATGGCACTGCTGGCCAGCGCCAGGTGGAAACTATCTAATATGCAAGAATACGAACTTACAAAGAGTGAGTTGGGGGAAGCCCAGAGAATTCGTGTGGCTGTGCGAAAGGGAGCGGAGTATGGTCGATGTTTTTTTCAATCATGTAGCAAGCCCCCAATTAGGTCTCATGTAGTTCAGGAGAATGGGCCACTTCGTGATATCTCTGTCGGGGGTAAAATTATACAATTGTCCTCAAAGCCGATGATCAGGGCTGGTGTTCGCCCGCCGGGCTATTACGAGTTTGTTGAATGCGACATAGGAGCAAGGTTTGGAGATGTGGCTACGTTTTATGGATTCTGCAATGTTCATGATCCTTTGCTCTTTGAGTCAATCGAGCCAAAAGGCTACGGAGCCAAGGTCGATTGGCGTTGCTATAGAAACCAGATATTACAGTGTTATCGGATATTTTGTAATGAACTTTATAAGCAAGAGTATAACCTTAAATGGTATGATGAAATGTTTAAATCTACCATTCTTTCTGAACAAGCAAAAAATACTTTTAGGCAACGCTATCGCAATTTTTTACTTTCGATTGCCCATGCAAGATTTTTGAAATCACAATTCGAAATGGATTTGTTTGCCGGTACAAAATCCTTTATTACTCACGTATTTGAGATTCCTCTAGTACCTATATGTGCAGCGATATCTTATGTTGTCCCTACATTGTATTCGATTACAACTGTAGAAATGAACCAGTTCTTGCAGGGGGGATTGCGGCGACCAGAATCTGCTTATAACTTTGTTAACGTATTTCCTAGTAGTAAGTCCTTGGTAGTTATTCTTGCTACATCTGGTGATGCCACACTACCTAATCGAATGGATTTAGATATAATTGGGAAGATGTCAGAGTGGGAAAAGATGCTGCTAGTTAGTCGACTTATCCTTGTCCATGGAGAAACCTGGATGATTTCGCCCAAAACTTTTTATAACTGGCAAAAGAGTGGTTTTGATAAGTTTGTTATAGATACAGTAGATTTTTACTTTCCGTTGGATAGGAAAAATTTACCACTAATCGCAAATATCTTTGACCGCCGCAGAGCTGGCTCCCTTCCTTTAACTCTAGAATAGGGCCTTAGGTTATTGCATCTTCTGTCATTTCAACAAGCGCAAAGCTTACAGCTTAAGCCTCGCTTTAAATATCGGCCTGATGGCGAGCCAAATCAACGGAGGCAGCCCTGCGCTTAATATCACTGCAATGGTTGGGTTCTCTGTCCCAGCACTTCCAATAAAGGCAAAAACAAACCCCATGGGAATGGCACTGCTGGCCAGCGCCAGATGAAAGTGTGTGGCATTCATGCGCACCATGCCGGCCATGCACGAAATCACCTCAGGGAACACAGGCAGCCAACGGGAAAGCACCACTACCCAGCCGCCTATTTTGCCGGAAAGCTTCTTTCCTTTTTCGTAGTCCTTTTCACCCAGCAGCTTGATGGCGGCTTTCTCGCCCATGAGGCGGCACAGCCAGTAACCAAAGGAACCCGTGATAAAAGAACCTGCTGCGCTGATAAGCCCGCCAACCACCGACCCATAAATATAGCCCAGCGCAGACATAACAAGTGTGGCAGGTAGTGGGAGCAGTAAGTCGCCCATCAGCAGCACGATGCCCATGGCCCAGGCCCAGCTGCCATACTGGCTAAGCCAGCTAACAGAGCCTTCCATAGAGAAAGTCTCCATTAGCGGATCGCCCCAAATGAAGAAAGAGGTCAGCACAATGGCTGCCAAAGCAAGGAAAAGGTAGAGCAGACGCATAAACGAATGTATTCAGGAGGCGGAATTTAACCAACAGAGAGACGATTTAATACTGCCATTTTTTGAAAGAAACATTTAATTTTAAGTCTCCAAGAAAAGACAATTATGCCGAAGCCTACTCCCGAACCCATCGACCCTGCCAGAGTACCACAGCTTGCTGCCGAGCTTGTGAAGAAAGTGAAATTTCCTGTGCTGGCCACGATCGACAACGACCAGCCCAGGTTGCGGCCCGTGTCGCCAGTGCGAACCGATGGCTTTACGGTGTACGTGGCCAACCTGAAGAGCTACGGGAAAACAGCGGAGATTGCAGCCAATCCAAAAGTGGAGCTTTGCTATGTAGACGAAGAGCACAACCAGGTGCGCATTACGGGCGTGGCAGAGGTGGTCAATGAAAGGGCCTTGCTGGAAGACATCTGGAATAGCAACCGTCTGTTGCAGCACTACCTGGGCAGCGTTGATAATCCCCAGCTGATTGTGTACAGGGTGGTGCCCAAGAGGGTAAGGTTCATGCTGGAGTGGGCACTCGAGTATTATGAGGTGCCGCTGGCCTAGCGACTTGCCAGCGAAGGGTTAATATACTGGTGTTTCCGCCAACAATTCCCCCATTCAACACTTTTGCTTTGTGATCTTCATAGCCAGGTAGTAACTTATAGTACCTTCCATGTATTGGAAAGACTATAAACGCTCTAACTACTTAAACTATGGCACCAGCAAGAAAAATCAATCGGCGGGAGTTCGTCGGGTCGGCTGCTTTGGCGTCGATGGCATTTACCATTGTTCCGAGGCACGTTGTGGGAGGCACAGGCTATGTTGCTCCCAGCGACAAACTCAACCTGGCGTATATTGGGTGCGGCACCCAGGGGATGAGGGAAATGGTTGGTCTTATTGCCAACCCAAAGCTGCAAATCACCTCCGTTTGCGATCCCAACAAGCTAAGCACCAATTACATCGACTGGTCACCCTACGGCATCAGGAATAGCATCAGAAAGGCGCTGGGCGACGACTCATGGGGGGCCAATTTCAACGGGATCATGGGCGGCAGAGACATCGGCCATGATTTTGTCACAAAATATTATGCAAAAAATAAGCCTTCGGGAAAATACAAAGGCTGCCAGTCCTATGAAGACTTTCGTGAACTCCTGGAGAAGGAGTCGGGGATCGATGCTGTGAAGGTGATGACACCTGATCATTTGCACGCCACCGTGTCCATTGCAGCCATGAAAAAAGGCAAGCATGTGGTGATTCACAAACCCATTGCCAACCGGATGTACGAAACCAAACTGACGATAGACACGGCCAGGAAAACCGGCACAAGCACACACCTGCTGGCCTGGAGCAAGCGCAGTGGCAATGATGTGGTGAAAAAATGGATTGCTGACGGCGCCATCGGCAACCTGAAAGAAATCCATAACTGGTCGTACCGCCCGGTGTGGCAGCAATGGACGCAAAACCCTACGGAGACGCAGCCTGTGCCCGATGGCTTCAACTGGGACCTGTGGCTGGGCCCTGTACCCGATCGGCCTTACCATCCCAACTACACCCACTGCGTGTTCCGGGGCTGGTACGACTTCGGTGGCGGCAGTATAGCCGACATGGGCCACTACAGCTTGTGGCCGCTTTTCCTGACTTTGGGAGTAAAAACGCCTGCCTACAGTGCCGAAGCCTACGGCACCACCACCCGAACGACCGTGGATGGCGTCAGTAAGGGTGTCGTGAACGACGTTGCCTTCCCTTATTCGAGCATCGTCAGGTTTAAGTTTGCCAAACAAGATACACTTCCTGCCTTCGACCTGTTCTGGTACGATGGAGGCATGAAGCCTCATACGCCTGAAGAGCTGGAAGTGGATGGCAAAGACATGCCTCAGGAGGGTATGATGTTCGTGGGTGATAAGGGAAAGATTTTGGCAGAGTTCAGGTGTGAGAACCCAGTGCTGCTGCCCGAGTCAAGGATGAAGAGCTACCTGGCAGGAAAGCCTGCCCCTGAAGAGACCACAGTGAGAGGCGACGATGTTTGGATTGATGCCTTTCAAAGTAAAACGCAGTCGCCCGGAAGCTTCCTTTATGCAGGGGCTATTTCTGAAACGATCAACCTTGGGGCTGTGGCCCTGCGAGCAGGCAAACGGGTGGTGTATGACTCGGCGAAGATGGAAATTACGAATGATGCCGAAGCGAACAAGTTCCTGAGAAGGGAGTACCGGAAAGGATGGGAGTTATAGCCAAAGGATGGCTGACGTCGTGCCCACAACTTGTTGGTGGCACGACCTGCACCGACAAGACTAACCAAAAGAAGAATTAAACACCTACGATATGAACAGAAGAGATTTTATGGGAAAAACAGCGGCTGTTGGGGCCGCCTCCCTGATGGGGCCTGCTGCCTTTGCGGCCTCAAAAACGAAAACGTCAACCCCTATCATTATGAAAGATGACATTTCGCTTGCACAGTGGTCGCTGGTGGATGAGGTGAGGGAAGGAAAATGGAAGACCGTCGATTTTGCCAAAGTGGCCAGGGAAGACTTTGGTCTTAACGGGATAGAATATGTGAACACGCTCATGGAAGTGCCTCACGAAAACTACCTGAAACAGCTTAACAAGAATGCCGCCGACCACGGTGTAAAAAATGTGCTTATTATGGTGGATGCCGAAGGCGATGGAGCCTCCGATACCAAAGAGGGTCGTAAGCAGTTTGTGATCAATCATCGCAAGTGGATCGACATCGCTCAGTATCTTGGCTGTCATGCCATTCGCACCAACTGCAGAGGGCCGGAAGGAGCCAACAAAGACGAAGCGCTTAAATGGGCAGTGGAGTCGTACAATATGCTGCTGGAGTATGCCATGGAGGCAGGCGTCAAGGTGGTGATAGAAAACCATGGTGGCGTGTCGAACGACGGCGACTGGATGGTGAGGCTGATGCAGGAAGTGAACAACCTGTACTTTGGCACGTATCCTGACTGGCGCCGCCCGATGGATGACTTTGACAATGTAAGCTACCTGGAGAAGACGCTGCCTTATGCCCATGGTATGAGCTATCGCAACCAGCCCACGGAGGAGCTGACAGCCAAAATGATTAACATGGCTAAAAATTCAGGCTACAGTGGCTGGTATGGCATTGAGTCGAGCGGGCGAGCGGAAATCAAAAAAGGGAAAGAGCTGCTCAATAAGTACTTGTTCAGTAAAAAGTAAAACTTGGTGTGTAAAAAGCTTTCGGCTGGCTTGTGCCGGCCGAAAGCTTTCAAGCGCTTCACTATCGCTGATTCATGAAGGCAAAGCCCCATGTGAAGTTCAGGTAGAAGCCCGTGTAGGGCCTTGAACCTATTTCTGCTGTAAACACGCTGTTCATCAGTCGCTTGTACTCACCGTCATGCGGATCGAGGTACCACTGAAAGCCACCACGCCAGCCCACAAATTTGTCTTTTTTTAGCTCAGGAGCGATCGTTTCGTCGCTGAGGCTTCTTACCGGAAAGAGCATTACATCGATGAAATACCGGCCAAAGCCAGCGCCAATTCTATCAATATCGTCGTTGATTTTTGTCTTTACGTAAGCCTGAGAGGTTTTTTGCACGCCAATATAAGGCCCCACAAGCGACAGACTCCCAACCGCTGCTGCAGCCTCTATACCGTCGCTTTCTACCCCAAGGCCCCGGGTATAGATGCCACCCCGCACCCCATACTGGTCTTTGTAGTCCATGTCAGGGATTTTGAGGTATTTGGTTTCTTCAATGGTGTAGTTCTTGCCATTCTCGTACTTGCTGTCTGCAAAAGGATTGTAGCTCAGGATCACCGGCACTTCTTTTATTTTCGTTTTTGTTTTCAGGGGAAGGAAAACGCCGCCTTCCAGGTGATAGCCAAGACCTTTACCGTCTAACTGCCAAAGATCGATTTGGGCATCGCCTTCAAAAGTTAATTTATCAGAAATGCCCATGCGGGCATTGGCACCAACGAGTATGCTGACGTTAGCTCCGGAAAATTCCGAGCCAAATTCGGGTGCCACAAACTTGGTGTAGGCCTTTTCGGGGTCGTTTTCAAGAACGGTGTAAGAATAACTCTGTGCTTTGAGTTGGCTCAGCGTGACGACAACTGCGAATAAGGTAAGTGCTAATTTGCGCATAGGTTTTTTTTGCACAAATATCCTGCGTAGGGTCGTTCGGGGGTATCAGTGCTGTGTGGCAAATCGTATCAGGGGAGGAGGGTATTTGTGGGCTGTATCCAACTACATTAACCCTAACTCTACGGTTATTGCGAGGCTGTCTTATCACTTTTCAATTGTGTGCATGCGTTCATGGCAGTTGTGTTTCCCCGTCACGGTTTCCCCGTTACGGGCAATCTGCCAGATAAGGTACGATTCCCCAAGCGGCAGATTGCCACGGCACAACAATAATGTAGCACAATAAGTAATTGAGTTTGTGCCTCGCAATAACCGGTGAGTCGGGGGGTTGGTGCTTTGGGATTACTCGGCAGCCATGGGCTGTCCCCTGACAGCACACTTCATCATTCCCGTCTGTCGGGGGACAGACCAGGGTGCGGTAAAGAAAGGGTCTGTTAAAAAGTAAAGAGGGCGCTCTTGTGCTGGCGAATAGAGCGACCTCTTTACTCGTTACCCTTTCTCCTCTACCTTCCCATCAGCATGAATGGCGAACCTGCCCTTTTCTCTCGCATGCACATGCTCGTGGTTGGGCCATGGCCAGCCGCCAAACTGCGTGCGCTGATACTCTCGTACCCGTGTGCTGTCCCCTGACAGCACACTTCATCATTGCCGTCTGTCGGGGGACAGACCAGGGTGCGGTAAAGAAAGGGTCTGTTAAAAAGTAAAGAGGGCGCTCTTGTGCTGGCGGATAGAACGACCTCTTTACTCGTTACCCTTTCTCCTCTACCTTCCCATCAGCATGAATGGCGAACCTGCCCTTTTCTCTCGCATGCACGTGCTCGTGGTTGGGCCAGGGCCAGCCGCCAAACTGCGTGCGCTGATACTCCCGTACCCGTGTGCTGTCCCCTGACAGCACACTTCATCATTCCCGTCTGTCGGGGGACAGACCAGGGTGCGGTAAAGAAAGGGTTTGTTAAAAAGTAAAGAGGGCGCTCTTGTGCTGGCGGATAGAGCGACCTCTTTACCCGTTACCCTTTCTCCTCCACCTTCCCATCAGCATGGATAGCAAACCTGCCCTTTTCTCTCGCATGCACGTGCTCGTGGTTGGGCCAGGGCCAGCCGCCAAACTGCGTGCGCTGGTACTCCTGCATCGCCTGCTGAATCTCCGCCTGGTTGTTCATCACAAACGGGCCGTACTGCGCCACGGGCTCCCCAATCGGCTTGCCTTGCAGCATCAGGAGAAAGCCGGGCTCCTTGCCGTTCGTCAGCACCGCTTCCTGATCGGCTTGCAGCTCCACAGCTTTGTAGGCATTGATGCTTTGGTCTTCCACCTGTAGCAGCTCGCCTTTGTAGAAGTAAATCGACCTTTTGGCTCCCTTCGAAGCTTTAGGCAGCGTAAACGTAGCGCCCGGCTCCATGTTGATTGTCCAGATGGCAACGTCATGGTCGGCATCATTGGCCCAGGAATGGGGTGGGGGAGTAGGGGCTGTTTTGTCGCCCAGTTTCCCGGCAACGATCATTACCTCTGTGGTCTTGCCATTAACATCTTTCACCACTTCCCGGGGAATGGTTTCATTCCAAAGCATGCCAAAGTGGGGAGGCACCAGCTTGTGCTTTTGCGGCAGGTTGAGCCAAATCTGGAACAGCTCCAGGGGGTTGTCTTTTTCCTTGCTCAGCAGCGGAAACATTTCCGAATGTTGTACGCCTTTTCCGGCGGTCATCCACTGCACGTCGCCATTGCCAAAGCGGGCGGCAGCGCCCAGCGAGTCGGAATGGTCGATCAGGCCTTTGGTGGCGATGGTCACCGTTTCAAAGCCACGGTGCGGGTGGGCCGGGAAGCCAGGTACTTTTGAGCCGTGGTACATCCTCCAGCCGTCTTTGATGGTGAAGTCGTTGCCAATGGCCCTGCCGGAAAGGGAGGCATCCGGGCCCATTTGGTCGTTGCCTTTAGGGTAGGCATCGGCATGGTGCACACAGAAGAGGAAAGGGTCCTGGGTTTCCCAGGGGAAGCCCAGTGGTTTTATTTTGATAATGGCTGACATATTGTGTTCCTTTCAGTTATTTATATGTATATACATACAACTAACGAGTCAAGTCAAAATTAGTTTTGATGGACAAGGTAAAAAAATAGTTGTTGTGTACCGGTTTGCCGGGTAGGATGGAGACACAGAAATGAGCCGGTATGAACTGTTCCCCATTTGGCTCGATTTGGGTGTCTTAATGACTGAAGGCCATCAGGCGGTTTTCCGGCTACATGGCCAATCTTCCAAAAATATCTCCGAAACTGCTGGTAAATTACGCAGCATTTGACTAGTCTTATTTCCATAATTTTTTGTTCTCCGGCGGCATCATCTCTTTTTGGCGGATTTTTCAACAACCAGCGGTTTTGTCATAGCCGACTTTCTTTTTACCTGTGAACGCTTTGTAGTAGGGGGAGGGCATACAGCCCGGGGCAGTTAGCACCGAAAAAATGGGTAATCAACCGGCAAATATTCATCAATTTGACCAGATCTCAACCGATGACTATATGGAATATAAATGCTAGTGCCGGGGCTGACTGGTGTTTATACAATCGTTACGCACAATTTAAACAGAGTATAATGGCAAAAAGAACAATTGCGACAAAAAGCGAGAACAATAACCCGACTGTCCTTGTAGTTGGACGTGAATATTTTAAAGAAGAGCTCGGCAAAAGAATAGTCATTGGAGAAGAAATTCATAACAGACAAATTCAGACAAATAGACAATTTGAACAAGCGAGACAGGACTACTATGACTGGAATGATTTCAATTCCGAATTCTTGAAACAGTCTTTTAACAATCCTAATAATGAATACAAAAGCAGTTATGACAATGTAAATCAGAAATTCATTTACGTTTCCCAATCACCAGCGGAAGAATTACAAGAATTTATTGAAGACGTAAAAAATAAGGTAAACAATTTACGTCAACTCGTGGCTAAGACATCGCTTATAAAAACAGAAATAAATGAACCTATAATTGCAAAGACATCATCTGCTGCAAGTAATAAAGTATTTATTGTTCACGGACATAACAATGAGGTAAAAGTTAACATTGCGAGGACGGTAGAAAAGCTTGGACTTGAGGCAATAATTTTACATGAGCAAGCCAACTCTGGAAAAACAATTATTGAAAAGTTTGAAGAACATTCTGAGGTTGCATTTGCAATTGTTTTATTAACTGATGACGATTTCGGCAAAAGCAAAAAAGCTGACAGTTTGAATAATCGAGCAAGACAAAATGTAATTCTTGAATTAGGCTATTTCATCGGCAAACTGTCCAGGAATAAAGTTTGCCCCCTGTATGTTCCTGGAGTTGAGTTACCCAGTGACCTACATGGACTACTATACATTGAACTTGATGCAGAAGAAAGTTGGAAGTTTAAGTTGGCAAAAGAATTAAAGGCATCTGGTCTTGACGTGGACGTAAATAAAATCCTATAGCATGTTAAACGAAATAATTGAAGGTCTTAGTAATATTCTAGGACCAATCGCAACAGCGACAAAAGAACGTTCTCAAATGAAAGACGAGGCTTTGAGAGCAATTAGTCATGCTCTCAATGAAACGTATCTTTATTACAGAGATATCGAGCACGGACATTTACCAAATAGAGATAAAGAGGCTATGCTTGTTAAATACTGGTCTGCTGCGGCAATTAGCCTTAGACACTTTGACCAAGGACTTGCAAATATTTGTGATAACAAGGCTGAATATTGGGTAAATCCTGACAATTATAATTCAGCGGACATAGAAAATCTTGGTATCGGTTTGGACAGCGTTAGACAAGCATATCGTAAAATGCTCAAGCCTGACTACAAATCTTTTGGAAGAAGATAAACTGTGCCTAACACGGGCTTTGCGTTAGTGGGCGTACAGTGCGAATAGAAACATTTGAGCAAGCAATAAACTTTGGTGCTGGCAGACAGTTTACGGTTTAGAAAGCCCACCAACGCAAAGCCCGAAACCGTTAATGGCAAGGCAAAGCCAACACAAAAGCAAACAAAACCAAGAACAAGTGATAAGTTTTCAGAATCGTGAAGAATAGAAATCTGGGAAATGGTTGACAAAAAAATCACTACACTTATTGGTAAAGCCATAAGGGAAGGAAAATACCTGAACATTACCT contains:
- a CDS encoding low molecular weight protein-tyrosine-phosphatase gives rise to the protein MIKVLFVCLGNICRSPMAEAIFNRQLKERGLSAQIASDSAGTSRYHIGADPDPRTIDCSIGNNTPIDHKARQVRIEDYHEFDYVLAMDQNNYRDIAAVFKKEHPHFYLMREFDEERDSLDVPDPYFGGMDGFQEVYDMLWRASDKLIDSIAREKNL
- a CDS encoding serine hydrolase domain-containing protein, whose amino-acid sequence is MKKLLLIFGAVICIAYSCQQPETSSTPYEAAIAESSRMIDSLMTAEKVPGIDVAVAINGEVVWSQGFGYADLEHEAPVRAGYSLFRIGSVSKPITSAAMGTLMDAGQLDLTQPVQTYVPDFPEKRYPITVKQVGGHIGGIRHYQGREMLSAAYYPTVMGGLNIFRDDTLLFAPGTKYSYSSYGFNLLSAVVEGASGEDFLPFVQKNVFEALQMEHTTPDINHKIIPGRVSFYDVDSLGNIVNATYVDNSYKWAGGGFISCTKDLIKFGEAHRTGTFLSDSVRSILLTSQALADGKVTGYGVGWGVWEKNGRKGFGHTGGSVGGITDFRVYPKEGLILVLLSNSSVTKYGNVSDRIVELFLAGDK
- a CDS encoding Gfo/Idh/MocA family oxidoreductase, giving the protein MQRRSFVATTGAAVAGSMLVNPMNAFARRAKRKVVMVGTGSRGIGFWGKRVVNSYGDDLEFVGLHDVNKGRMDLAKNEFAPNAKMFDNFDDMLDKTKPDLVIVTTMDSTHHEFVIKSLNKGYNVLTEKPMTTDDVKCQAILDAERKSGKKVIVGFNYRYSTLATAIKQQLADNVAGKLTSVDFHWYLNVYHGADYFRRWHRLTENSGSLWVHKASHHFDLLNWWIDSDPIEVVAFGELEHYGKNHTAFKHTNCRPCPHKSNCKFYWDMTKSKNLMSLYADNEKYDGYLRDGCVWKDDINIYDKMSAQIKYANGVVVNYSLTTYSPYEGWRVAFNGMEGRLDSWEDIPWQQGKDEVDQANRHELEMTQGKKEEAEEFDQMMVMKNFADYQQIKVPRVRAGHGGGDSRLQDRIFKDPNAPDPLRHAAGSRDGAMAVLIGVAARKSIEQGNKKIKIADLTDLKPSVKRL
- a CDS encoding TVP38/TMEM64 family protein, coding for MRLLYLFLALAAIVLTSFFIWGDPLMETFSMEGSVSWLSQYGSWAWAMGIVLLMGDLLLPLPATLVMSALGYIYGSVVGGLISAAGSFITGSFGYWLCRLMGEKAAIKLLGEKDYEKGKKLSGKIGGWVVVLSRWLPVFPEVISCMAGMVRMNATHFHLALASSAIPMGFVFAFIGSAGTENPTIAVILSAGLPPLIWLAIRPIFKARLKL
- a CDS encoding pyridoxamine 5'-phosphate oxidase family protein — protein: MPKPTPEPIDPARVPQLAAELVKKVKFPVLATIDNDQPRLRPVSPVRTDGFTVYVANLKSYGKTAEIAANPKVELCYVDEEHNQVRITGVAEVVNERALLEDIWNSNRLLQHYLGSVDNPQLIVYRVVPKRVRFMLEWALEYYEVPLA
- a CDS encoding Gfo/Idh/MocA family oxidoreductase, with protein sequence MAPARKINRREFVGSAALASMAFTIVPRHVVGGTGYVAPSDKLNLAYIGCGTQGMREMVGLIANPKLQITSVCDPNKLSTNYIDWSPYGIRNSIRKALGDDSWGANFNGIMGGRDIGHDFVTKYYAKNKPSGKYKGCQSYEDFRELLEKESGIDAVKVMTPDHLHATVSIAAMKKGKHVVIHKPIANRMYETKLTIDTARKTGTSTHLLAWSKRSGNDVVKKWIADGAIGNLKEIHNWSYRPVWQQWTQNPTETQPVPDGFNWDLWLGPVPDRPYHPNYTHCVFRGWYDFGGGSIADMGHYSLWPLFLTLGVKTPAYSAEAYGTTTRTTVDGVSKGVVNDVAFPYSSIVRFKFAKQDTLPAFDLFWYDGGMKPHTPEELEVDGKDMPQEGMMFVGDKGKILAEFRCENPVLLPESRMKSYLAGKPAPEETTVRGDDVWIDAFQSKTQSPGSFLYAGAISETINLGAVALRAGKRVVYDSAKMEITNDAEANKFLRREYRKGWEL